In Fimbriiglobus ruber, a genomic segment contains:
- a CDS encoding tetratricopeptide repeat protein, which yields MAPNPYDSCPCGSGKKFKWCCAPYFDKIEQALDLQQQGQHETAVRVMDAAANAHPTHAPVWGYYAHLLYMEGQLEKAEEVLQKAFVVNENFAMGHLLRGIFRQQEGEVIGALMLFRKAADAYDPQAHDQLTQVYEMIARNEIVLNRPVAARAALELAAHYSPADGELREQFEGTFGPEARLPAAARKKYTFRKTVKAPSADSATGRMSDAKRAFEALTAAVPADPAGWFNLGLVRAWLGEQPAAVEALQKSIELEWDDAKAEETAALVEVLRCAHGMENDTDYHEYRVYMQVRDPQAFFKLLQVWDQERKILGPQSDPEGRFFSCMVVEELPNLLDTGTTMARVVSNLTISNGVLRLWHANEDAVKKIATEVRDRINLAVGEPVAGVGPAQFGDIIQEALAYPTRTADVGQAEAKLKDRASRFFEDVWAQRSLRALGGATPLDAAGSKLLRKRLIGIIKFLEDCTTGTAPRKQVDGKVLPMEVYDFNRLRHKLGAELQPPGEAPHIPVPVDPEPVVPVPAAVAPAEPATPAVSEPAPVAAPAPAPAPAPAPKPAARPDFTAMNAADLAGLDVEALSAADCEDAMRASLKLDARELAVKFAKAGAGKPADAARPDRYPFFACIITGAIAEGDTAAALQYAHDGAAYDAAHNGGKRANEFAVRTGQLSARRGDVDGAVKAFDDLLARTPDEPKFYITATEAMLSAKQGAKALQFAERGLAKARSLNNRDLEGACLELSEAAKRMMK from the coding sequence ATGGCACCAAATCCTTACGATTCTTGCCCTTGCGGCAGCGGCAAAAAGTTTAAATGGTGCTGTGCCCCGTACTTCGACAAGATCGAGCAGGCTCTCGACCTGCAACAGCAGGGCCAGCACGAGACGGCCGTGCGGGTGATGGACGCGGCCGCCAACGCCCACCCGACGCACGCCCCGGTTTGGGGGTATTACGCCCACCTTCTTTACATGGAAGGACAGCTGGAGAAGGCCGAGGAGGTGCTCCAGAAGGCGTTCGTGGTGAACGAAAACTTCGCGATGGGCCACCTGCTCCGCGGCATCTTCCGCCAGCAGGAAGGCGAGGTGATCGGCGCGCTCATGCTGTTCCGCAAGGCCGCGGACGCTTACGACCCGCAGGCCCACGACCAGCTCACGCAAGTCTACGAGATGATCGCGCGGAACGAGATCGTTCTGAACCGCCCGGTCGCGGCTCGGGCCGCCCTCGAACTGGCCGCCCACTACAGCCCCGCCGACGGCGAACTCCGCGAGCAGTTCGAGGGCACGTTCGGCCCGGAGGCGCGACTGCCCGCCGCGGCCCGCAAAAAGTACACCTTCCGCAAAACCGTTAAAGCCCCGTCCGCGGACTCCGCCACCGGCCGCATGTCGGACGCCAAGCGGGCGTTCGAAGCACTGACCGCGGCTGTCCCCGCGGACCCGGCCGGGTGGTTCAACCTCGGCCTCGTTCGCGCGTGGCTGGGCGAGCAACCCGCGGCCGTCGAGGCGCTGCAGAAGTCGATCGAGCTGGAATGGGACGACGCCAAGGCCGAAGAGACGGCTGCGCTGGTTGAAGTGCTGCGCTGCGCCCACGGCATGGAAAACGACACGGATTACCACGAATACCGCGTGTACATGCAGGTCCGTGATCCGCAGGCGTTCTTCAAGTTGCTGCAGGTGTGGGATCAGGAGCGTAAGATCCTCGGTCCCCAGTCGGACCCCGAAGGCCGCTTCTTCAGTTGCATGGTCGTCGAGGAACTCCCGAACCTGCTCGACACCGGGACGACGATGGCCCGGGTGGTCTCGAACCTGACCATCTCGAACGGCGTGCTGCGGCTCTGGCACGCGAACGAGGACGCGGTGAAAAAGATCGCGACCGAAGTTCGCGACCGCATCAACCTGGCGGTCGGCGAGCCGGTCGCCGGCGTGGGCCCGGCGCAGTTCGGCGACATCATCCAGGAAGCCCTCGCCTACCCGACGCGGACGGCCGACGTCGGCCAAGCCGAGGCGAAACTCAAAGACCGGGCCTCTCGCTTCTTCGAGGATGTTTGGGCGCAACGCAGTCTTCGGGCTCTCGGCGGGGCGACCCCGCTGGACGCGGCCGGGAGCAAGCTCCTCCGCAAGCGGCTGATCGGGATCATCAAGTTCCTCGAAGACTGCACGACCGGGACCGCCCCGCGAAAACAGGTGGACGGGAAAGTCTTGCCGATGGAGGTCTACGACTTCAACCGCCTCCGCCACAAGCTCGGCGCCGAACTCCAACCGCCGGGCGAGGCGCCGCACATCCCCGTCCCAGTCGATCCCGAGCCCGTGGTTCCCGTGCCGGCCGCGGTTGCCCCCGCCGAGCCCGCGACCCCCGCGGTCAGTGAGCCAGCGCCAGTCGCCGCCCCAGCCCCAGCCCCAGCCCCAGCCCCAGCCCCCAAGCCGGCAGCCCGGCCCGACTTCACCGCGATGAATGCGGCCGACCTCGCCGGTCTGGATGTCGAGGCGCTGTCCGCGGCCGACTGCGAGGACGCCATGCGGGCGTCACTCAAGCTGGACGCGCGGGAACTGGCGGTCAAGTTCGCGAAAGCCGGCGCGGGCAAGCCGGCCGACGCGGCCCGCCCGGACCGCTACCCGTTCTTCGCGTGCATCATCACCGGCGCGATTGCCGAAGGGGACACGGCCGCCGCCCTGCAGTACGCCCACGACGGCGCCGCTTACGACGCCGCCCACAACGGCGGCAAGCGGGCGAACGAGTTCGCCGTCCGGACGGGCCAACTCTCCGCCCGCCGCGGGGACGTCGACGGGGCCGTGAAGGCGTTCGACGACCTGCTCGCCCGGACGCCGGACGAGCCCAAGTTCTATATCACGGCCACCGAGGCGATGTTAAGCGCGAAGCAGGGGGCGAAGGCTCTCCAGTTCGCCGAGCGCGGGCTGGCGAAAGCCCGATCGCTGAACAACCGCGACCTCGAAGGCGCCTGCCTGGAACTGAGCGAAGCGGCCAAACGAATGATGAAGTAG
- a CDS encoding serine/threonine protein kinase encodes MVTNDLGACEWFVWDLRRSGLIDRGQLDQIVSEFLKRNPRAEAPALAEHLVHQGTLTAFQSERILNGKTQGLVLGPYVLLDAIGQGSMGQVYKASSKNDNNQYAIKVLPRRSMWNVRLARRQVRSFGQITHPSVVPFVDVGTAGGLHYLVWPLAEGQTLETMVQQNGRLHPQQAALIGVQVAQGLALCHQNNIFHGLVKPSNVMVGGDGQARILDFGIGSLLVENEGESLVDTMSTANTLTSGLDCASPESIMEPTNRTPPGDQYSLGCVLYYCLTGRVPFPEGSAVEKMMAHQSKEPTAIQEFAPDVPEGLVAVVARLMAKVPEQRFSTTDEVVEALEPYIGEMAEDHGAVAAQPVAAAAGSRMGANRGGYDFPKAPTPTAKPGIGSRPSLPPVPSARDRGYPSREQAPVTPPPAGRLNPPPATQPSRFQGSAPAPTVPTRASAAPARATAAPARAPVPTRAAVPSRASFQLPPIEDEIALTAAFPEHGGYSDPAALRASAGWVAEAAAESDRGGSRKGLLGTIGLIAIAMILMVLVFIGAKLLLG; translated from the coding sequence ATGGTGACCAACGATCTTGGTGCGTGCGAATGGTTCGTCTGGGATCTCCGGCGGAGCGGGTTGATCGACCGCGGCCAGCTGGACCAAATCGTCAGCGAGTTCCTCAAGCGGAACCCGCGGGCCGAGGCCCCCGCCCTGGCCGAACACTTGGTCCACCAGGGCACGCTCACAGCCTTCCAGTCCGAGCGGATTCTGAACGGCAAGACCCAGGGGCTCGTCCTCGGGCCGTACGTCCTGCTGGACGCCATCGGCCAGGGCAGCATGGGGCAAGTCTATAAGGCGTCGTCCAAGAACGACAACAACCAGTACGCGATCAAGGTACTCCCCCGGCGGAGCATGTGGAACGTCCGGCTCGCCCGCCGGCAGGTCCGCTCGTTCGGTCAGATCACCCACCCGTCCGTGGTCCCGTTCGTGGACGTCGGGACGGCCGGCGGGTTGCACTATCTGGTGTGGCCGCTGGCCGAGGGACAAACGCTCGAAACGATGGTTCAACAGAACGGCCGCCTGCACCCGCAACAGGCCGCCCTGATCGGCGTCCAGGTCGCCCAGGGGCTGGCCCTCTGCCACCAGAACAACATTTTCCACGGGCTGGTCAAGCCGTCGAACGTCATGGTCGGGGGGGACGGCCAGGCCCGTATCCTCGACTTCGGGATCGGCTCGCTCCTCGTCGAGAACGAAGGCGAGTCGCTGGTGGACACCATGTCCACCGCGAACACGCTGACCAGCGGGCTCGACTGCGCGAGCCCCGAAAGCATCATGGAGCCGACGAACCGGACCCCGCCCGGCGACCAGTACTCACTCGGGTGCGTGCTGTATTACTGCCTGACGGGTCGGGTTCCGTTCCCCGAGGGGAGCGCGGTCGAGAAGATGATGGCTCACCAGTCGAAGGAGCCGACTGCGATCCAGGAATTCGCCCCGGACGTTCCGGAAGGTCTGGTCGCGGTCGTCGCCCGCCTGATGGCCAAGGTTCCGGAGCAACGGTTCTCCACCACGGACGAGGTCGTCGAGGCGCTCGAGCCGTACATCGGTGAAATGGCCGAGGACCACGGCGCGGTCGCCGCCCAACCGGTCGCCGCCGCGGCCGGCTCGCGTATGGGGGCCAACCGGGGCGGGTACGACTTCCCGAAAGCCCCGACGCCGACCGCGAAGCCGGGCATCGGCTCCCGGCCGAGTCTGCCCCCGGTGCCGAGCGCCCGAGACCGCGGGTATCCGTCCCGCGAGCAGGCTCCGGTCACGCCGCCGCCGGCCGGTCGGCTGAACCCGCCGCCCGCCACCCAGCCGTCCCGCTTTCAGGGCTCGGCACCGGCCCCGACGGTCCCGACCCGGGCGTCGGCCGCTCCCGCCCGTGCGACGGCCGCTCCCGCCCGGGCTCCCGTTCCCACGCGGGCCGCGGTTCCGAGCCGCGCGTCGTTCCAACTGCCGCCGATCGAGGACGAAATCGCGCTGACGGCCGCGTTCCCCGAACACGGTGGGTATTCCGACCCGGCCGCCCTCCGGGCATCCGCCGGGTGGGTAGCCGAAGCGGCCGCTGAATCCGACCGGGGTGGGTCCAGGAAGGGGCTACTCGGTACCATCGGACTCATAGCCATCGCCATGATCCTCATGGTACTCGTGTTCATCGGTGCGAAGCTTTTGCTGGGCTAA
- the trpS gene encoding tryptophan--tRNA ligase translates to MPEPATKRILSGVQPSGKLHLGNYFGAIRQHIALQEQGDAFYFIADYHALTTLKEAEAREADAAQKAGKTTWKSAREILAENVRDVALDYLALGLDPDRATFYRQSDVPEVTELTWILSTVTGMGLLERATSYKDKVSKGITPTVGLFTYPVLMAADILIVRSNLVPVGKDQVQHLEMTRDMAGYFNQAYDDVFPEPREMLGDAPTVPGTDGQKMSKSYGNTIEIFAEGKALKTAVMGVVTDSTPLEEPKNPETCNVFALYKLFATAGEAAQLAEQYRNPMLNADARKGRAFGYGDAKQLLLAKIDARFGPARERRKQLAADPVTVEDVLRAGARKARAEARKTLALVRQAVGMAAAPAE, encoded by the coding sequence GTGCCCGAACCAGCCACGAAGCGCATCCTGAGCGGCGTCCAGCCGTCCGGGAAACTCCACCTCGGCAACTACTTCGGGGCGATCCGGCAGCACATCGCCCTGCAGGAGCAAGGGGATGCGTTCTATTTCATCGCTGATTATCACGCGCTGACCACGCTCAAGGAAGCCGAGGCACGGGAGGCGGACGCCGCGCAAAAGGCCGGGAAGACCACCTGGAAGTCCGCCCGGGAAATTCTGGCGGAGAACGTCCGCGACGTGGCCCTCGACTACCTCGCGCTGGGTCTGGACCCGGACCGGGCGACGTTTTACCGCCAATCGGACGTGCCCGAAGTGACCGAACTGACGTGGATCCTGTCCACCGTCACCGGGATGGGGTTGCTCGAACGGGCGACTTCGTACAAGGACAAGGTGTCGAAAGGGATTACGCCGACCGTGGGCCTGTTCACGTACCCGGTCTTGATGGCGGCCGACATTCTCATCGTCCGGTCGAACCTCGTGCCGGTCGGCAAGGACCAGGTTCAGCACCTGGAAATGACCCGCGACATGGCCGGGTACTTCAACCAGGCTTACGACGACGTCTTCCCGGAGCCGCGCGAGATGCTCGGCGACGCCCCCACCGTGCCGGGTACGGACGGGCAGAAGATGAGTAAGTCTTACGGCAACACGATCGAGATCTTTGCCGAAGGGAAGGCGCTGAAAACGGCCGTCATGGGCGTGGTGACGGACTCGACCCCGCTGGAAGAGCCCAAGAACCCGGAGACGTGCAACGTCTTCGCGCTGTACAAGCTGTTCGCTACGGCGGGCGAGGCGGCGCAACTCGCCGAGCAGTATCGCAACCCGATGCTCAACGCGGACGCCCGTAAGGGCCGGGCGTTCGGCTACGGGGACGCGAAACAACTCCTGCTGGCGAAGATCGACGCCCGCTTCGGCCCGGCCCGGGAGCGGCGGAAGCAACTCGCGGCCGACCCGGTGACCGTCGAAGACGTGCTGCGTGCCGGCGCCCGGAAGGCGCGGGCGGAAGCCCGGAAAACCCTGGCTCTCGTCCGGCAGGCGGTCGGGATGGCGGCCGCGCCGGCCGAGTAA
- the ggt gene encoding gamma-glutamyltransferase, whose amino-acid sequence MLRFVPFLGVLSLVVINSPFGLAAERPTAVAGKSGRSVTMAPHGMIATSHPLAAQIGLDVLKRGGNAVDAAIATSAAMGVLEPMSCGIGGDLYAIVYDAKTQKLYGLNASGRAPGKATRQLFADRKLTEIPETGPLSWSVPGCVDGWDELRKRFGSKPFAELLEPSIGYAADGAPVPEVIAGYWKAGERGLRAGQGTAAVYLPGPKGQAPKAGEVFKNPALAATYQLIAKDGRDAYYKGPIADRIVAFSDRVGGLFAKPDFATHTSTWVDPAKTTYRGHEVWEIPPPGQGIAALQMLNLLEPYDLKAMGPNSPDYWHLFTEAKKLAYADRARFYADPAFAKAPVDELISKEYAAERRKRIDPHHAARDVPAGDPKIGRADTIYLCVVDKNHNCVSLIQSNYYGFGSMCAVPELGFALQNRGSLFALDEAHANRLEPGKRPFHTIIPAMVTQAGKPRFVFGVMGGDMQPQGQVEVLVNLLDFGMDVQAAGEAPRIEHIGSATPTGRPARGVGTIQAEGGIPEAVVEELTKRGHQVRRVARNGGGYQGIWIDPATGTLRGGTEARKDGAAVGY is encoded by the coding sequence ATGCTTCGCTTTGTGCCTTTTCTGGGCGTCCTGTCACTTGTGGTAATCAATTCACCGTTCGGGCTCGCCGCCGAGCGGCCGACGGCCGTCGCCGGGAAGTCCGGCCGGTCGGTCACGATGGCTCCCCACGGAATGATCGCCACCAGCCATCCGCTCGCGGCCCAAATCGGGTTGGACGTCCTCAAGCGCGGCGGGAACGCGGTCGATGCCGCCATCGCCACGAGCGCCGCCATGGGCGTTCTGGAGCCGATGTCGTGCGGTATCGGCGGCGACCTGTACGCGATCGTCTACGACGCGAAAACCCAGAAACTCTACGGCCTGAACGCCAGCGGCCGGGCGCCCGGCAAAGCGACCCGCCAACTATTCGCCGATCGAAAACTGACCGAGATCCCGGAGACAGGGCCGCTGAGTTGGTCGGTGCCCGGCTGCGTGGACGGCTGGGACGAACTCCGCAAGCGGTTCGGGTCGAAACCGTTCGCCGAATTGTTGGAGCCGAGCATCGGTTACGCGGCCGACGGGGCACCGGTGCCCGAAGTGATCGCCGGCTATTGGAAAGCAGGCGAGCGCGGGCTGCGTGCCGGCCAGGGGACGGCAGCCGTCTACCTGCCCGGCCCGAAAGGCCAGGCGCCGAAGGCCGGTGAGGTGTTCAAAAACCCCGCCCTTGCGGCAACGTATCAGCTCATCGCCAAGGACGGCCGGGACGCCTATTACAAAGGCCCGATCGCCGATCGGATCGTCGCCTTCTCCGACCGCGTCGGCGGACTGTTCGCGAAGCCAGACTTCGCCACGCACACGTCGACGTGGGTCGACCCGGCGAAGACCACGTACCGCGGCCACGAGGTCTGGGAGATCCCGCCGCCAGGTCAGGGAATCGCCGCCCTCCAGATGCTGAACTTGCTGGAACCCTACGACCTCAAAGCGATGGGGCCGAACTCGCCCGACTACTGGCACCTGTTCACCGAGGCCAAGAAACTCGCTTACGCCGACCGCGCCCGGTTCTACGCGGACCCGGCGTTCGCCAAGGCTCCGGTCGACGAGCTGATCAGCAAGGAGTACGCGGCCGAGCGGCGAAAGCGAATCGATCCGCACCACGCGGCCCGCGACGTGCCCGCCGGCGACCCGAAGATCGGCCGGGCCGACACCATCTACCTCTGTGTCGTCGATAAGAACCACAACTGTGTCTCGCTGATTCAGAGCAACTATTACGGCTTCGGGTCGATGTGCGCGGTCCCGGAACTCGGGTTCGCGCTCCAGAACCGTGGCAGCCTGTTCGCGCTGGACGAAGCGCACGCGAACAGGCTCGAACCCGGCAAGCGGCCGTTCCACACGATCATCCCGGCGATGGTCACGCAAGCGGGCAAGCCGCGGTTCGTGTTTGGCGTGATGGGCGGCGACATGCAGCCTCAGGGGCAGGTCGAAGTTCTGGTGAACCTACTCGATTTCGGGATGGACGTGCAAGCTGCCGGGGAAGCCCCGCGGATCGAACACATCGGCTCCGCCACCCCGACCGGCCGACCGGCGCGGGGTGTGGGCACGATCCAGGCCGAGGGCGGGATACCGGAAGCCGTGGTCGAGGAACTGACGAAGCGCGGGCACCAGGTCCGGCGTGTGGCGCGAAACGGCGGCGGGTATCAGGGGATCTGGATCGATCCCGCGACCGGCACCCTTCGCGGCGGCACAGAAGCCCGGAAAGATGGGGCCGCGGTGGGGTACTGA
- a CDS encoding metallophosphoesterase, giving the protein MNRRQFLRTSAIAALPLGGVCYGFAESNDLRVDRQTISIPRLPAAFRGLTVAFLTDIHHGPYISKEYVSGVVRTTRLLNPDLVLLGGDYSHRDVKYIAPCFEILSHLTAPFGVYGVLGNHDYKDGLQETREGFRSANIEELTNRGVWLTRGGERFRLAGVDDLWMGDPQLAPALGDARPTDACLLLSHNPDFVETITDRRVGLVLSGHTHGGQVVLPGAGAPIVPSRYGAKYAHGLVEAPATKVYVSSGIGVSVLPVRANCRPEITLITLA; this is encoded by the coding sequence ATGAACCGTCGCCAGTTCCTCCGCACCTCCGCAATCGCCGCCCTCCCACTCGGCGGTGTTTGCTACGGGTTCGCAGAATCCAATGACCTCCGCGTCGACCGCCAGACGATCTCGATCCCCCGACTTCCCGCGGCATTCCGCGGGCTAACGGTCGCGTTTCTGACAGATATTCACCACGGGCCTTACATCTCGAAGGAGTACGTATCCGGCGTCGTCCGCACGACCCGGCTCCTGAACCCGGACCTCGTTCTGCTCGGCGGCGATTATTCGCACCGCGACGTCAAGTACATTGCCCCGTGTTTCGAGATCCTGTCGCACTTGACCGCCCCCTTCGGCGTTTACGGCGTTTTGGGCAACCACGATTACAAAGATGGGCTGCAGGAGACCCGTGAGGGCTTCCGCTCCGCGAATATCGAGGAACTTACGAACCGTGGCGTCTGGCTAACTCGGGGCGGCGAGCGGTTCCGCCTGGCCGGGGTGGACGACCTGTGGATGGGCGACCCCCAACTCGCCCCCGCCCTCGGCGACGCCCGCCCGACCGACGCCTGTCTCCTGCTCAGCCACAACCCCGATTTCGTCGAAACAATTACCGATCGCCGCGTCGGCCTCGTTCTCAGCGGACACACCCACGGCGGTCAGGTCGTCCTCCCCGGCGCCGGCGCCCCGATCGTCCCGAGCCGGTACGGCGCGAAGTACGCGCACGGTCTGGTCGAAGCGCCTGCCACGAAGGTGTACGTGTCGAGCGGCATCGGCGTCTCCGTCCTCCCCGTCCGGGCGAACTGCCGGCCGGAAATCACGCTCATCACGCTGGCGTAA
- a CDS encoding transposase gives MRSAKKPKLCSRQIQDRAAELISPIFRPSSSRKCSAPVLLQVVLTAAANIISLFGACLRLGTISDQTARSELKSRLPKQRKPLEAKLNHALREPLPPNTRRRSRDLAIDYHEIPYHGHGPKNHVRGNKPRSGTTTFFTYATACLIHHGHRYTLAYTWVRAEDSTVEVLQRLLTEVGNSGVRIRKLLLDRGFFSVAVMQFLQERNCPFLMPVVMRGRKPRRGKKSTGWRMFRRKPAGWYRHTHRHKGEEVTVRVCVSYKSYRHHRTNKRRAKTLVFASWRVSGAPRDVRDAYRTRFGIESSYRQLGQARIRTSTRNPILRSFFVGLALLLRNLWVWFQALWFGEDRHPRVQAASKRFQFRWMLAVLAQGNNDNETLSDTRT, from the coding sequence ATGCGTTCTGCCAAGAAGCCTAAACTGTGTTCCCGGCAAATTCAAGATCGGGCTGCGGAACTGATCTCTCCGATCTTCAGACCATCGAGTTCGCGCAAATGTTCTGCGCCGGTTCTGCTCCAGGTCGTGTTGACGGCTGCGGCCAACATCATCTCGTTGTTCGGGGCCTGCCTTCGTCTGGGTACGATCTCCGATCAGACGGCGCGCAGCGAATTGAAGTCGCGTCTGCCCAAACAGCGCAAGCCGCTCGAAGCCAAGCTGAACCACGCCTTGCGCGAACCGCTGCCGCCGAACACGCGCCGCCGGTCTCGGGATCTGGCGATCGATTACCACGAAATTCCGTATCACGGACACGGTCCCAAGAATCACGTCCGGGGCAACAAGCCACGCTCGGGGACGACCACGTTTTTTACCTACGCCACCGCCTGTCTGATTCATCATGGGCACAGGTATACCCTGGCGTACACGTGGGTCCGGGCGGAAGACTCGACGGTCGAGGTTCTGCAACGACTCCTGACCGAGGTCGGGAACAGCGGCGTGAGGATTCGCAAACTGCTTCTGGATCGGGGGTTTTTCAGCGTCGCCGTGATGCAGTTTCTCCAGGAGCGCAACTGTCCCTTCCTGATGCCCGTGGTGATGCGCGGGCGGAAGCCGCGTCGCGGGAAGAAGTCCACGGGATGGCGGATGTTCCGGCGCAAGCCCGCCGGCTGGTATCGTCACACGCACCGTCACAAGGGTGAGGAGGTGACCGTGAGGGTCTGTGTGAGTTACAAGAGCTACCGCCACCACCGGACGAACAAGCGGCGGGCCAAGACGTTGGTATTCGCCAGCTGGCGTGTGTCGGGTGCACCGAGGGACGTGCGTGACGCGTATCGCACACGGTTCGGGATCGAAAGCAGCTATCGGCAACTCGGTCAGGCGCGAATCCGGACCAGTACCCGGAACCCGATCCTGCGATCGTTCTTCGTGGGTCTGGCCCTGTTGCTGCGAAACCTTTGGGTGTGGTTTCAGGCGCTCTGGTTCGGGGAGGACAGGCACCCGCGAGTGCAAGCGGCATCGAAACGATTCCAGTTCAGGTGGATGTTGGCCGTACTTGCTCAAGGAAATAACGACAACGAAACGCTTTCTGATACGCGAACATAA
- a CDS encoding enoyl-CoA hydratase-related protein, with translation MLYESPHVRVTADDGIATLWLEFPGTPVNALSPARLVTVARAVAAVSLDPHVEILVIRSGKPAGFCGGYDPAWLATLAGGDDPGGFAAAGQQALNQLAAADLITLAFVEGPCTGPGLELALACDYRLAVAGPDSVFGFPDAARGLSPHWGGTVRSARLLGQRRGQELMRTGAMLSAREAAAVGLVDEAFCARRAKIALRTFLDRLQRRPRKRRLPWRPFAAPLGEQLAAERRALQAALSQSEITFASYPPTISEVTSVFPELTGVIGEDDHAGRFAAEVALRGTRVVVVAGDNASLTRALVEAVRRGRATPLEADQARNRVLTAGDFASLAHAGFVVVTGAESGPPYGFLEPRMSPHAILGVPLQSVVACARLAVRPGRVVGIDFPAAARAELATGRETTSAVLTTAAAWVERLGMQVALRAEEPSLPARRVA, from the coding sequence ATGCTCTACGAATCTCCACACGTGCGGGTCACGGCCGACGACGGCATTGCCACCCTCTGGCTCGAATTCCCCGGCACCCCGGTCAACGCCCTCTCGCCCGCCCGACTCGTGACCGTCGCCCGCGCCGTCGCCGCGGTGTCACTCGACCCGCACGTCGAAATCCTCGTGATCCGCTCCGGCAAGCCGGCCGGCTTTTGTGGCGGGTACGACCCCGCGTGGCTCGCGACGCTGGCCGGCGGCGACGACCCGGGTGGGTTCGCCGCCGCCGGCCAGCAGGCTCTGAACCAACTCGCCGCGGCCGACCTGATCACGCTCGCGTTCGTCGAGGGGCCGTGTACTGGGCCGGGGTTGGAACTCGCGCTCGCCTGCGACTACCGGCTCGCGGTAGCCGGGCCGGATTCGGTGTTCGGCTTTCCGGACGCGGCCCGCGGCCTGTCGCCGCATTGGGGGGGAACCGTCCGGTCGGCCCGTCTGCTCGGGCAGCGCCGCGGTCAGGAGTTGATGCGGACGGGGGCCATGCTCTCCGCGCGGGAAGCTGCCGCGGTCGGGCTGGTGGACGAAGCCTTCTGCGCGCGGCGGGCGAAGATCGCGTTGCGGACGTTCCTCGACCGCCTCCAGCGTCGCCCCCGCAAGCGAAGGCTACCTTGGCGGCCGTTCGCCGCGCCGTTGGGCGAACAGCTCGCCGCCGAACGGCGCGCCCTTCAGGCCGCCCTCAGTCAATCGGAGATTACTTTCGCGAGCTATCCGCCGACGATTTCAGAAGTCACTTCCGTCTTCCCCGAACTGACCGGCGTCATCGGCGAAGACGACCACGCGGGCCGGTTCGCGGCCGAGGTCGCGCTGCGCGGGACGCGGGTCGTGGTCGTTGCCGGCGACAACGCCTCGCTGACCCGGGCGCTCGTGGAAGCCGTCCGCCGCGGGCGGGCGACGCCCCTCGAAGCCGACCAGGCTCGTAACCGGGTGCTGACGGCCGGCGACTTCGCGTCACTGGCCCACGCCGGGTTCGTCGTGGTGACGGGTGCCGAGTCCGGGCCGCCCTACGGGTTCCTCGAACCGCGGATGTCGCCGCACGCGATCCTGGGCGTACCGCTGCAAAGTGTCGTCGCGTGTGCCCGCCTCGCGGTGCGGCCCGGCCGCGTCGTCGGCATCGACTTCCCCGCCGCGGCGCGGGCGGAACTGGCGACCGGCCGGGAGACGACATCGGCTGTACTCACCACTGCCGCGGCGTGGGTCGAGCGACTCGGTATGCAAGTCGCGTTGAGGGCAGAAGAACCTTCGCTTCCTGCCCGCCGGGTCGCGTAG